From the genome of Anopheles merus strain MAF chromosome X, AmerM5.1, whole genome shotgun sequence, one region includes:
- the LOC121603519 gene encoding uncharacterized protein LOC121603519, with translation MASVICKKCEGAISNDPIPCFGLCEHYYHDKCIGLSTPLLRDFKKSQNLFWACADCAQRLRAVDTSRFSHGLSRDAAYLLESLQSDFRDTSRSVLATSAGLRLEFSSSLDCFRNEIALMKQESASSIRSVKDFIDSLTASHSMERNYSQAPLLTTLDEVKHGIKGLDLMHREFLTFFNSLMNKLNSHLATHTTTSSAHHSAIPATHSTTTNPVAASKLTHQAVGENPSKRRLMDRSPDPSPTNTVTRAMLSSGTGLSCNNITTVSERPPRTWVFISRIAPDTPIEAIREMACSNIGTDDILVYSLVRRDRDLSTLSYVPFKIGVPDSRRAIALAASTWPRGISFKEFIDLNPRSVNVWRPTTAASHAPSAPITRESDHHSSPPSINHTTQLRNADFTISPDHGPMSLPYTQYFQQA, from the coding sequence ATGGCGTCCGTGATCTGTAAGAAATGTGAAGGTGCTATTAGCAACGATCCAATTCCGTGCTTCGGTCTGTGTGAACACTACTACCACGATAAGTGCATTGGACTTTCAACCCCGCTCCTGCGTGATTTTAAGAAGTCACAAAATTTATTCTGGGCTTGCGCGGATTGTGCTCAGCGTTTGCGGGCCGTTGACACTTCACGCTTCTCGCACGGCCTTTCTCGTGATGCTGCCTACCTGTTGGAATCATTGCAGTCCGATTTCCGCGATACCTCACGTTCTGTGCTGGCGACATCAGCTGGCTTGCGACTTGAATTTTCCTCTTCACTTGATTGTTTTAGAAACGAGATAGCTTTGATGAAACAGGAATCGGCATCATCAATTCGTTCCGTGAAAGATTTCATCGACTCACTTACTGCTTCTCACTCAATGGAACGCAACTACTCACAGGCTCCACTACTCACAACGCTTGATGAAGTTAAGCATGGCATCAAGGGGCTTGATCTCATGCACCGTGAGTTTCTCACTTTCTTCAACTCACTAATGAACAAGCTCAACTCTCATCTTGCCACGCATACTACTACATCGAGTGCTCACCATTCCGCGATTCCTGCTACGCACTCAACGACCACGAATCCAGTTGCGGCCTCTAAGCTCACCCATCAAGCTGTTGGTGAGAATCCTTCCAAACGTCGATTGATGGATCGCTCTCCCGACCCGTCGCCTACCAATACCGTTACACGCGCTATGCTGTCATCGGGTACAGGGTTGTCCTGCAATAATATTACGACCGTTTCTGAACGCCCACCCCGTACTTGGGTCTTTATCTCCCGTATTGCTCCTGATACTCCGATTGAAGCGATCCGTGAAATGGCCTGTTCCAACATAGGGACAGACGACATCTTGGTATACAGCCTTGTACGACGCGACCGGGATCTTTCTACGCTCTCCTACGTACCTTTTAAAATTGGTGTACCGGATTCGCGCCGGGCTATTGCTTTGGCTGCTTCAACCTGGCCTCGCGGGATCTCTTTTAAGGAGTTCATCGACCTTAATCCCCGCTCCGTCAATGTTTGGCGACCCACTACTGCAGCATCCCATGCACCTTCTGCGCCTATTACCCGTGAATCGGATCATCATTCATCGCCACCTTCTATCAACCACACGACACAACTGCGAAACGCTGATTTCACTATTTCGCCCGATCATGGTCCTATGAGCTTGCCTTATACGCAGTACTTTCAGCAAGCGTAA